The DNA window agctaggataggctccagcccacACGAAACCCTCTataatggatggatgcatgAATAAAATTAGGCAAAGTGAAGGGCAGAGCTAAAATagaaaaagattttaatttattccaaaAAAGCAGGTATAAACACATACAAGCCAATATATCTGTAAAAGGAGATAAAGGTGAAGATTGCTTGTGGTAGTAGTTGAATGCACCAGTGggttaaactaaaacataaacacaaaaatagaaGTGAGTTGTATCAATCAGGTATGTGCTTCAAGAAGATTCCAGATCAAATTAGCTGTACCATGTGAGCCATAACATATAGGTGTATGTCATCAGAATTAACAGTTTTGTTGCATGTCTCTCCTAAGCACAGACTTTTGAAATTGATATGCCCCAATTGATCTGTCAGAGCAGAACAGTGGTTTCTATTCATTCTACATGATTGCAAAATGTACACAtcctattgaaaaaaaaatctgacaagtTTCCCAAAACACAATCACATAAGGATCTGTTCGACATTAGAAATGATTTATCATTTCACTATAgtagagaagaaaacagaaacagttcacagacagatatatacattatactgaaacaaaatgcatgaaaatgcaAAGATGAAAactataaacatttattgattgACTCTTTTAGATTTGAGCTGATGGTTTGTATGTGTTAAGCTGTGAGGCCTAGAAAAGAGGATTTATCTGATATAAATCAAATACTGAGACTGTAAATGCTGCGGAACTGTTTTTGTTGGATGTCTTCATCACATGCACATGTTGTAAGATCAAGGATGGAAAGGGCACTGGCTCAGTAATCACCATTGCATGAATCtgtgaaagagacaaaaagagtaTTAGATATGCAGATATTGCAAAGTAGTCCAATTTGCTATTGAGTTAGATTTACTGATTTTGTAAAATTTTAGAGTTTATCATTTGTAGGCTCAACTAATATAAGAATTCATAAAAGATCAATGCTGTTTTTTTCGGCGACGGAAAGGACATGCCATCATTTTGAAACAATGAAACCCAGTTCAGTTCAATACAATTGAATTAGGTTCAATTTATAGGTGTACTGTCAGGTACAAGAAACACTGTCTCAAGACACAATCATTTCATATTCAGGGATGGGTAGCAATTACTACTTGAAGTGACTGACTTGTACAGGTCCAGAGTTTTAGTCTCAGTTTTAACAgttctttttacctttttcttcaCAGGGTGCTGAAGCACTCATGGCTGTCGCTTATAGTACCCAGCAAGGCCTGCTTGCCCAGCAGTACCCTCCACCCCTGCTACCCAAACCTGGTAAGGACAATGTTCGACTTCAAAAGCTCCTCAAGAGGACTGCAAAGAAAAAGGCCTCTGCTCAGGCATCGCAGTCTGCCACACCCTTCCGCTCCAGCCTTTCCCCTGTGAACGAAGCAAGCCCTGACCTTGAGCACAGTGACCACTCCACCCCTCCACGGACTCCAGAGACTCCGTCCAGCCTCTACCGCATCAAGCAGCCTCAGCGGTTCACTGTCAGGCCTTTGTATCAACATGTGGCATCTCCATACCCACAGCGTGCAGCTTATGGTAGAGCAGCCAATATGTCGCCTCAGACAGTGGGAATACCATTATACCCTTACTCGCAGAGTGTTACCACAGTTTCTACGTACTCTGCATCAGCTCAGTATCCTGGAGTCCCAACAGCTCCGGAGCAAGCCGCGCAGTCGGCTATACCCAAAACATCTCTGCCAGCTTTGTCTGTGCCTGAAGTGACAGTACCGGCTTCTGAATTGAAAAAGCCagcttttaacacattttctgaAACCCATACTGGTCAGAGATCTGCTGTAATGGCCACAGCACCACAGTCAAAACCCATAAGTCCTGGCCCCACTCCATATCCAATAGCAGGAAGCCAAGCTGTGATTCGACCGCTCACAGTCTTGACCCCTTTAGTCAAATCCAAAAGTCCACGTCCAACATTTAAAGCAACTGAACCCTCAAGATCACCCAAGCCAATGTTTGATGTCCCTCAGATTAGGATGTACACAGCGAGCACGTCATATTATGAGACATCCAGGACACCACCAGTGTACGACTCAGCTGGATTAACTGCTATTGGCAGCACAGtatctcaaaataaaacatctgctgaaacaaaaaatgatttgacaaTAGGATCTGAGGTCAGAAGTATTCATTTATTAGGTGTGGAACCTCAGAGAAAAACACCAACCTCAGATATTAAAAGAGACACTACACCAACTGCAGAGATTAATGCAGTCTCAACATCTGAAATTAAAAGAGCAACTCCGACAGCTGAAATTAAAAGAGCTACTCCGACAGCTGAGATTAAAAGAGCAACTCCGACAGCTGAAATTAAAAGAGCTACTCCGACAGCTGAAATTAAAAGAGCCACTCCTACATCTGAAATCAAAAGAGCCACTCCTACATCTGAAATCAAAAGAGCCACGCCTACATCTGAAATCAGAGCTAAAACACCAACCTATGAGTTTCAAATATCAAGAACTTCAGCAGGACGGCCTAAAACACCAGCATACCATCTGATCCGGGCTACAACACCTGTCTTTGAGATTTCAAGACCCAATCCTCTTTTGTTTGCAGTGTCGCCAATTACTGTAGATGCAGACAGGTCAAGAACAACCCAGACAGTTTCTACTGTCACCAGTTCATCTATTTCCGAAGGTGTGAAGACCACTTCTGAAACAATGCCCCAACTCAATGGGGACATTCAATCAGATGTTACACCTGCAGCTAAACCAATACAACAAAGTATTACAAAGTCAAAGTCAGAGCCTGATTTGACAAAAGAAATAACCCCAACTATAATCCCAACTACTAAAACTGTTATATCTGTACCAACATCTCCAGCAGTGACTGGCTATCAGAGACCTAGGACTCCAACATACGAAGCATCCCGACTTATGACCACATCACCTGGCTATAAAAGACCAAAGACACCTACGTATGGCACATCAACATATGGTGCATCATCTGTGACTATTCAGAGACCTAAAACCCCAACCCAAGTGTCTCAACAGTCAAAGTCCACCTATCGTGGATTGACACCGGCTGAATATGTTGCTCACGGCGGAATCAAAACTTACTCTCCAGCATTTGGTATCGTGACTTCAATGATGCCAACTCAAGAAGAGGTTCAAAGTACAGTAGAGGTATCAGGAGAATGCAAAATACCTAGCCAGGAACCATGTTTGAAGGGACAATCTATAGCTGAGGAGTCGAAACTCAAAGCAAGTCCAAAGGATGTACATAAACTCCcccagaaagaggagaaacttGCCACCATCCCTTTAAttcctgttattgttgtttcacAAGCATCTGACTCCCTAGCAACTATGGTAACACAAGAGTCAAATGCGGTATCTGGTCAGGTTGCAGCCAAACAAGAAAAACCAAAGCCTCCaacagtggaggaaaaaagacTTGAGAAACAGAAGGTGGAAACACCAGTTcaagaaaccaaaccaaagacGAAGACTTCTGAAACCAGAGGTCCTTTGCCCACAAGTGGTGACCAAGATCCCCTTAAGGCAGTAAAAAAACTTTTAGGCAAAGATAAACTCCAGCCTGCTGACCAGAAAGCTACTGTTGAGACAAAAGCAGATgtctcaaaacaaaaagaaccagTGACAACAACCACTGCAACCAAGATGAAACTCGAAAGCTCAAAACCAAGCTCTGCAGTACCTGCTCCACTTGTAAAGGTACCTGCAGCCAAATCAGTAAgtgaagacaaaagaaaagataagaaaGCAGAATCAGCTCCAGCAGTTAAAGCTTCACTTGAGAAAAGGGAAGTTGATGAGACCCTTCCCTCAGCTGAACCAGTTCTTAAAGCTATACAAAAGCCAAAGGGAATGAAATTAAAAGCGAGTGGTTGGTCCCGCCTCAAAAAGCACATGGTAGTGGAGCAGGAGGAACCCAAATTCCCAGAGGCTGACTCTCAGGAGGCCTCTGGCCAACAGCACACTGAGGTGACAAAGGTAGATGAGAAGGCTGGGGACAAACCCAGTGAGcaggatgaaaacaaagacGCCCCCAAGGCTACCAAGATGTGGGATGCCGTCCTCTTCC is part of the Mugil cephalus isolate CIBA_MC_2020 chromosome 10, CIBA_Mcephalus_1.1, whole genome shotgun sequence genome and encodes:
- the prr33 gene encoding mucin-5AC — protein: MAVAYSTQQGLLAQQYPPPLLPKPGKDNVRLQKLLKRTAKKKASAQASQSATPFRSSLSPVNEASPDLEHSDHSTPPRTPETPSSLYRIKQPQRFTVRPLYQHVASPYPQRAAYGRAANMSPQTVGIPLYPYSQSVTTVSTYSASAQYPGVPTAPEQAAQSAIPKTSLPALSVPEVTVPASELKKPAFNTFSETHTGQRSAVMATAPQSKPISPGPTPYPIAGSQAVIRPLTVLTPLVKSKSPRPTFKATEPSRSPKPMFDVPQIRMYTASTSYYETSRTPPVYDSAGLTAIGSTVSQNKTSAETKNDLTIGSEVRSIHLLGVEPQRKTPTSDIKRDTTPTAEINAVSTSEIKRATPTAEIKRATPTAEIKRATPTAEIKRATPTAEIKRATPTSEIKRATPTSEIKRATPTSEIRAKTPTYEFQISRTSAGRPKTPAYHLIRATTPVFEISRPNPLLFAVSPITVDADRSRTTQTVSTVTSSSISEGVKTTSETMPQLNGDIQSDVTPAAKPIQQSITKSKSEPDLTKEITPTIIPTTKTVISVPTSPAVTGYQRPRTPTYEASRLMTTSPGYKRPKTPTYGTSTYGASSVTIQRPKTPTQVSQQSKSTYRGLTPAEYVAHGGIKTYSPAFGIVTSMMPTQEEVQSTVEVSGECKIPSQEPCLKGQSIAEESKLKASPKDVHKLPQKEEKLATIPLIPVIVVSQASDSLATMVTQESNAVSGQVAAKQEKPKPPTVEEKRLEKQKVETPVQETKPKTKTSETRGPLPTSGDQDPLKAVKKLLGKDKLQPADQKATVETKADVSKQKEPVTTTTATKMKLESSKPSSAVPAPLVKVPAAKSVSEDKRKDKKAESAPAVKASLEKREVDETLPSAEPVLKAIQKPKGMKLKASGWSRLKKHMVVEQEEPKFPEADSQEASGQQHTEVTKVDEKAGDKPSEQDENKDAPKATKMWDAVLFQMFSSKENIMHQIELNKSEEEKKEEKQEELKEIPSFAYRLPVLLFSPKFDAKRLKEAASRPVTKISTVFEMGLIGRKGKDEEPKDFNRTARGFTGV